The sequence TTCATTCTGCCGGCCTGAATATTCAGCGGCATGATCTCGCTTTTCAGGATTGCCGACATTTCTTCCTGTAAAAGGCGTTTCACTTCTGCGGCTTCTTCGATATGCTCCTTCTTCACCCGCTTGCGCACATTGGTCAGCAAAAACTCCGTAGTGCTGACACCCAAATCGGCGGAAATCATGATTTCTTCCAGTTCGTCAAATAACTCTTCGTCCACTTTTTGAAAGCGGGAGAAAACCTGATCGATTTTACCCACAAAAGCTTCCTGTGTCTTCGCCAGGCTTTGCTTTAATTTCTCAAAAAAACCCATTCTCGAACCACTCCTTATTCTTCCCGCTCGTGAAAGCGCACCGAAATAATCGATGAGATGCCGGGAGTCTGCATCGTCACCCCAATCAGCGCATCCGACTCCTCCATCATACCTTTGCGATGAGAAATGGAAATAATCTGCGTATCCCCGGCGCATGTTTTCAGTACTTTCGCGACCTTCTTGACATTTCCTTCATCCAGGGACGATTCGATCTCATCCAGCAGACAGAAGGGCGGTTTCTTGACCTGGAGGATAGCAATCAACAGCGCTACCGCGGTCAGCGCATGCTCACCGCCGGAAAGCAGACTTAAATTACCCGCTTTTTTGCCGGGCAGTTGCGCGATGATTTCCAAACCGGTCGTCAGCATATCCTCCGGTTCCGTCAGACTCAAGTGCGCCTGACCGCCGCCAAACAGTTCCGCAAAGACCAGCCGGAATTTCTGATCCACTTGCCGGAAGGCTTCTTCAAAGCGTTCCCGCATCTCTTTGTCGATTTTGGCAATGACTTTCCAAATACCCTGGCAGGATTCGCGAATATCCGCCCCCTGCTTGTCCAAAAAATCGCGTCGTTCTTCCAGACGTAATTTTTCTTCGATGGCGCCGAGATTAACCACACCCATTTCTCTGAGAGCGGCCCGCAGCCGAGTGATTTCTTTTGTCAGGGCTTCTCCGGCGGCAGGCAGATCGCTGCGGTCGATTTCTTTTAATTGCGCCGGCAGCATTTGGTACTCCGCCATCAGCTTTTCCGCTAAATAAGCGCGCTCGTTTTGGCTGCGAGAGAGACGTAAATTGCTGTGATAGGAAGCTTCCCGGGCTGCGTCTTCGCTGCGGCGCGCCTGTTCGATGCGGTCATCCTGTTCCTGAAATGATTCGCTGAATTTCAGACGATTCCGCCTGACCTCCGCTAAATGCTGCCCGGCCGTCTGCTGCTGTTGCAGCGTATCCCGCAAAGCGCTGCGAATTGCGCTGATCTCGCCTGCGGTTTCGCTTTCCTGTATTGTCAGTGCCGCCAAGCTGGAGGCGAGCTCCTCCCGTTCCGCTTCCATCTCCGTTGTTTGCTGCTGCTGTTCGTTTTGCTGCCTTTGCAGTTCGTTCAGGCGCTGTTGGTTGACCGCCAAACGGAGTTTGAGCTGATTGCGCTCCTCTTCCTGCTGAAGACGTTTTTGCTCATCCTCCTCTGCATCCGCCAAAGCCAATCGAGCCGACAATTCGCTTTTTTGCTCCGTCTCGGTTTGCGTTTGCTGCACAATTTGCTGTCTTTCCTGTGCTAAACGTTCGATTTTTTCCCGTGCCTGCCGTTCTTCTTTGCTGAAGATTTGCCGGTTTTCCGCAATTTGTGCCAGTTTCCATTGCAGCGCCGCTTTGCTTTCTTTTTGCGTGTTCTCTGTTTGCCGCAGCTGTTCCGTCTCCAGTTGCTGCTTTTCTGCCTCTGCCACGTTTTGCAGCATCGTTTGATGCAGCAGTGTCAATTCTGTCTGCAGTTGCATAGCAGCCGTTTTCTCCTGAACCAACTCCTCTTCCAACTGTCTGATTTCGCGTTCACGCCCCAGTAAGCCAACACCGCGCTGATAAAGGCTGCCGCCCGTGACGGCGCCACCCGGATAGATGACTTCTCCCTCCAGGGTGACAATCCGATAGCGGTAGGCTAATTCTGCCGATAACCGGCCGGCTGTGGCCAGATTATCGGTCACGATCACGCCACTCAGCAAATGATCGGCGATTTTTCGATAGAGAGGCTCGCATTGCACGAGATCCGTGGCCAGAGCCAGCACACCGGGTTTGGCGGAAATGCGCTGCCACAGACCGGCATCCCGCTGTCCCTGCACTACTGTCAGCGGCAAAAAGGTTGCTCTGCCGCTTTTTTGCTGTTTCAGCCAATCGATGGCGTGTTCCGCTGCCTGCGGGTCTTTCACTACCAAATTTTGCAAGGCGCCGCCCAAAGCAACTTCCAGGGCAGTTTCATATTTTTTAGCCACGCTGAATAAATTGGCGACCGAATCAACGACACCCTCCATGGACGTTACCCGGTTTTTCTTGGCCGCAAGCACCGCTTTGACGCCGCGCTGATAGCCGTCCATCTGATCCGCCAGATCAATCAGAGTGTGAAGACGAGCACTCTTCAGCCGGATCTGCTCCTGCTGCAATTTCAGCTGTTGTTCCTTCTGCTGATGAGCAGCGGCCGAAGCCGCAGCTTCCGCCTGTAAACGACTGCTGATCGTTTGACTTTGCTGCAATTGCCGTTGCAGGGTTTCGGTTTGCGTCAGCCATTGCTGAAAGGCTGCTTCGGCTGCCAGTTGCTCGCCGTCCAACCGCTTTTGCTCGCTGTCCCAACCCTGCAAACGCTGCTGCAGCGCTTCCGTTTCCAAACGCAGGCTTTCCGCTTGCAGCTGCAGCCGCAGGATACTTTGCTCCGCCTGACTGATCTGCCGGCTGATGCTCTCCCGCTGCTGCCGTTGCTGCTGCTGCCGCTGCGCCAATTGCCGTAATTCCTCATTGACAGCGCTTAAACTCTGTTGCAGACATTGCTGCTCCTGCCGGCAGTCGGCAATCTCAGCCTCCCTTTGCGCTATCCGTTTGACAGATTCCCGACGGCGCAGCCGATTGCTCTCTCCGGCTTCTGTTAACCGCTGTCTTGTCTGCTGTAAATTCTGCAGCCGCTCGTTGAGCGTCTTTTCTTCACCGCGCAGCCGTTCTGCGCTCAGACCCAGCGCATTGCTTTTCCTGTTTTGTTCGTCGATCGCCGAATCTGCCTGGATCTGCTGCAGTTTTAACTTTTCCAGAATCGCCAGTTCCGCCGCCAATTTTGCCTGCGCAGCCGCATACTGATCCTGATCCTTCTGATACAACCGCTCGGCAGTTGTGATCTCCGTTTCGTTTTTTTCGCATTCGGCGGCATAAAAAGCCAGTTCCGCTTGGTTCAGCTTCTTTTTGATCTGCAGATATTGCTCCGCTTTGAGCGCCTGCAGCCGCAGGGGTGTAAGCTGCGTATCCAATTCGGCGATGATATCATCCACCCGCTGCAGCCGCTCCTGCAGCCGCTCCATTTTCTGCACGGCTTCTTTTTTACGGTATTTGAATTTGGAAATGCCGGCTACCTCTTCAATAATTACGCGCCGCTCGGCCGGTTTATCGGTGATGATCGCATCCACCTGACCCTGGCTGATGATGGAAAAAGAATCTTTGCCAACGCCGGTATCCAGGAACAACTCCACCACATCTCTCAGGCGGCAATGTTGATTATTGATATAATATTCACTGGTGCCGTCGCGAAACAACCGCCGTTTGACTGCCACTTCTTCATACTCAATGGGCAGCAGACCGGTTTGATTATCGATCAGCAGGGTGACCTCCGCCATACCGACCGCTTTGCGCTTTTCACTGCCGGAAAAAATGATTTCTTCCATCTTCGCCCCGCGTAAATTGCGGGAATTCTGCTCACCCATCACCCATAACACCGCGTCGATGATGTTACTCTTGCCGCTGCCATTGGCACCGACAATGGTTGTCATACCGTCGGCAAAATCGAGACGAACACGCTCTGCAAAAGATTTAAACCCCACCAATTCAATTGCTTTCAGGTACAAACTAATCCACTCCCCTGCCTGCGTTCTCGTCTTGATTCAACTGACGCTGCAACCGGGTCAGCGCGCTGCGCGCAGCCGCCTGTTCCGATTCTTTTTTGCTTTTCCCTTCGCCTTCACCATATAGATCCTCTCCCAGGAAGACATGGGATAAAAAGAGAGGGGCATGATCCGGCCCGGTTTTTTCGGTCGTATAGCTGATTTTCAATGAGATGCCATTGCCTTGGGTCAATTCCTGCAGGCGGTTTTTCCAGGAGTGCGTCAGGCTGTCGCGATAGCAAAACGGATCGATATTTTGCAGCAATTCGCGGCGAATGATGCGGTCAGCCTGCTCGAAACCGTATTCCAACAGGACGGCTCCCAGAACCGCTTCCATTAAATCGCCCAGAATCGCCGGCTTTTCCGCTCCGCCGTCTTCCCGTTCGCCGCGCCCCAGCTTGATCCATTGGCCAAGACCGAGACGGCGGGCACAAGCCGACAGACTTTCCTCGCAGACCAAAGCCGCCCGCAGCGCTGTCATTTCTCCTTCGGCGCTTGCCGGATAAGTTTCGTAAAGCCAGCGGGATACCGCCAACTCCACCACGGCATCACCTAAAAATTCCAATCGTTCATTGCCTTGCAGCGGTGTCAACCCAGCCTCATAAATCGCTGAATTATGCCACAAGGCTCTTCTCAGCAGCGGCGCTGCCTTGACCGGCAAGCCTAACGCCTGCTGTAATGCGGTCTCTTCCATACCTTGTTGCTCCTTCGTCAAAAAGAGGCTGCCCGCTTATCAGACAACCTCTCAGCGTTTGTTTTACATTTTGGCTTGCAGGAAGGCAACGGCATCTCCGACTGTCTTGATCTGCACAACGGCATCGTCATCCAGTTCCACTCCAAAGGAATCCTCCATGGTCATCACCAACTCGAATAAATCGATGGAATCAGCCTGAAAATCCGCTTTGAAATCAGAGGCAAGCGTCACTTTCTCCGGTGCAACTTTCAATTTTTCCACAATGATCGTTTTTAATTTCTCAAATACATCCATATCGGCAACCTCCCTTCCCTGCAATTATTCCGACTCGTTCTGAGCCATGATCTGACGGAACTCTTCGATGATATTGCTTTCAATAAATCCGTTGGCGGCGCGCAGGGCGGAATAAATCGCCCTGGCCTCGGAAGAACCGTGACCCTTCAGGCAGATTCCATTCACCCCAAGCAAGGGAGCGGCTCCGTATTCGCTGTAATCCAGGCGATTTTTAAAACGGTGCATTGCCGGTTTGATCAGCAGACCACCCAGCTTGCCACGCTGATCCGCATAGAGTTCCTGCTTTATCATTTCGGAAAACGTCACGGCTAATCCTTCTGTCAGCTTTAAAATCACGTTGCCGGTAAAGCCGTCGCAGACGGCCACATCGACCGTTCCGGTAAAGAGTTCTCTGGCTTCCAGATTGCCGACAAAATTGAGCCTGGCTTTTTTCAGCAGCTGATACGCTTCCTGATAGAGCGGACTGCCTTTTTCTTCTTCCGTACCAATGTTGATCAGCCCGACTCTTGGGTTTTCCACTTGGCGGGCAAACTGCATATATTTGCTGCCCATCAAACCAAATTGCAACAGATGATTCGCCTTTGCTTCGGCATTGGCGCCGGAATCCAACAATAAAACAGCTTTGTGATCCACGGTCGGCAGCAACGGCGCCAGGGCAGGGCGTTCCACACCCTGCATGCGGCCTAAAACAAATAAGCCGCAAGCCAGGAGGGCGCCTGTATTGCCGGCGGAAAAAACGGCTTCCGCCCTCCCCTCTTTCACCAAACGGTGCGCTACCACCATGGAAGAATCTTTCATCCGACGCACCGCCAGCGCCGGCGCATCTTCAAAACCAATCACCTGCGTAGTTGGAACGATTTCAATTTTCAAACCTTTCGTATGCAGCACGGAAAGTTCTTTGCCGATCGCATACTCATCTCCTACCAGCAGCAAATCCAAGCCGAATTCAGCCGCCGCCGATACAGCGCCCTGCACAATCGCTTTCGGAGCATGATCCCCACCCATACAATCCAGTGAAATTCGTTTCATTTGCTCACATCCTTAAATCCTATTATACTGAATCATCCGCCAAAAAGCAAGAAAAGAAGCCTCCGGAAACGTACTGCTTACGTATTCAAAGGCTTCCCTCATGCGTGATACACGAATGACCTATTCACTTATTCCTGTACGGTAACAACTTCCTTACCGTTGTAGTATCCGCAATTGGGACATACACGATGGGATAGTTTTGGTTTGTGGCATTGGGGGCATTCTGCTAATCCGGGAACGCCCAGACGGAAACTGTTGGCACGACGACTGTCACGGCGAGCCTTGGATGTTTTGCTTTTGGGAACAGCACCCATTCTTCACACCTCCTTCTTCGGTGTTATCATTACCGCCTGATCACAAGGCGGGTTCTGAATCACTTTACATTCTTCTTCCGCCATTGACTGAGTACAGCCAGACGAGGATCTGTGACATTCTGATGACAATC is a genomic window of Negativicutes bacterium containing:
- the smc gene encoding chromosome segregation protein SMC, whose product is MYLKAIELVGFKSFAERVRLDFADGMTTIVGANGSGKSNIIDAVLWVMGEQNSRNLRGAKMEEIIFSGSEKRKAVGMAEVTLLIDNQTGLLPIEYEEVAVKRRLFRDGTSEYYINNQHCRLRDVVELFLDTGVGKDSFSIISQGQVDAIITDKPAERRVIIEEVAGISKFKYRKKEAVQKMERLQERLQRVDDIIAELDTQLTPLRLQALKAEQYLQIKKKLNQAELAFYAAECEKNETEITTAERLYQKDQDQYAAAQAKLAAELAILEKLKLQQIQADSAIDEQNRKSNALGLSAERLRGEEKTLNERLQNLQQTRQRLTEAGESNRLRRRESVKRIAQREAEIADCRQEQQCLQQSLSAVNEELRQLAQRQQQQRQQRESISRQISQAEQSILRLQLQAESLRLETEALQQRLQGWDSEQKRLDGEQLAAEAAFQQWLTQTETLQRQLQQSQTISSRLQAEAAASAAAHQQKEQQLKLQQEQIRLKSARLHTLIDLADQMDGYQRGVKAVLAAKKNRVTSMEGVVDSVANLFSVAKKYETALEVALGGALQNLVVKDPQAAEHAIDWLKQQKSGRATFLPLTVVQGQRDAGLWQRISAKPGVLALATDLVQCEPLYRKIADHLLSGVIVTDNLATAGRLSAELAYRYRIVTLEGEVIYPGGAVTGGSLYQRGVGLLGREREIRQLEEELVQEKTAAMQLQTELTLLHQTMLQNVAEAEKQQLETEQLRQTENTQKESKAALQWKLAQIAENRQIFSKEERQAREKIERLAQERQQIVQQTQTETEQKSELSARLALADAEEDEQKRLQQEEERNQLKLRLAVNQQRLNELQRQQNEQQQQTTEMEAEREELASSLAALTIQESETAGEISAIRSALRDTLQQQQTAGQHLAEVRRNRLKFSESFQEQDDRIEQARRSEDAAREASYHSNLRLSRSQNERAYLAEKLMAEYQMLPAQLKEIDRSDLPAAGEALTKEITRLRAALREMGVVNLGAIEEKLRLEERRDFLDKQGADIRESCQGIWKVIAKIDKEMRERFEEAFRQVDQKFRLVFAELFGGGQAHLSLTEPEDMLTTGLEIIAQLPGKKAGNLSLLSGGEHALTAVALLIAILQVKKPPFCLLDEIESSLDEGNVKKVAKVLKTCAGDTQIISISHRKGMMEESDALIGVTMQTPGISSIISVRFHEREE
- the rpmF gene encoding 50S ribosomal protein L32, encoding MGAVPKSKTSKARRDSRRANSFRLGVPGLAECPQCHKPKLSHRVCPNCGYYNGKEVVTVQE
- the rnc gene encoding ribonuclease III, translating into MEETALQQALGLPVKAAPLLRRALWHNSAIYEAGLTPLQGNERLEFLGDAVVELAVSRWLYETYPASAEGEMTALRAALVCEESLSACARRLGLGQWIKLGRGEREDGGAEKPAILGDLMEAVLGAVLLEYGFEQADRIIRRELLQNIDPFCYRDSLTHSWKNRLQELTQGNGISLKISYTTEKTGPDHAPLFLSHVFLGEDLYGEGEGKSKKESEQAAARSALTRLQRQLNQDENAGRGVD
- the acpP gene encoding acyl carrier protein encodes the protein MDVFEKLKTIIVEKLKVAPEKVTLASDFKADFQADSIDLFELVMTMEDSFGVELDDDAVVQIKTVGDAVAFLQAKM
- the plsX gene encoding phosphate acyltransferase PlsX; amino-acid sequence: MKRISLDCMGGDHAPKAIVQGAVSAAAEFGLDLLLVGDEYAIGKELSVLHTKGLKIEIVPTTQVIGFEDAPALAVRRMKDSSMVVAHRLVKEGRAEAVFSAGNTGALLACGLFVLGRMQGVERPALAPLLPTVDHKAVLLLDSGANAEAKANHLLQFGLMGSKYMQFARQVENPRVGLINIGTEEEKGSPLYQEAYQLLKKARLNFVGNLEARELFTGTVDVAVCDGFTGNVILKLTEGLAVTFSEMIKQELYADQRGKLGGLLIKPAMHRFKNRLDYSEYGAAPLLGVNGICLKGHGSSEARAIYSALRAANGFIESNIIEEFRQIMAQNESE